The Acidimicrobiales bacterium nucleotide sequence CCACGCCGACCGACCGGGCCCGCTCGCAGTAGTCGGCCACCTGCTCGAGTGTGGGCGCGGTGTCGCGCTGGCCGTGGGGCCACAGATGGAGGTGGTAATCGAGCATCGGATCGGGATCGGGATCGGGCTCGGGCTCGGGCGCGGGCTGTCAGGCGCCGGTCGGTGGCGTGTCGTCGGCCCGGCGGACGAGGGTCACGCCGTCGCGCACGGTGAGCTGCACGCACACCACGCGGGGGTCGGCCGCCACGGCGTCGTTGAACGCCCGCAGGGCGACGGTGTCCGTCGAAGTGTCACCCTCGTCCACGACACGCCCGCTCCAGAGGGTGTTGTCGGCGGCGATGATCCCGCCGGGGGCGAGCTTCGGCAGGACGGCCTGGTAGTAGGCGAGGTAGTTGGACTTGTCGGCGTCGATGAAGACCAGTCCGAAGGGCCCCGCGAGGCGCTCGACGGTCTGCAGTGCCGGCCCTTCCACGACCTCGATGCGATCCGCGTAGGGGCTCGACGCGATGTGCGACCGCGCCGCAGCGGCGTGGACGGGGCTGAGCTCGCACGTCGTGATGCGGCCCCCGGGAGGCAGGCCGGCGGCCATCGACAGCGAGGAGTAGCCGCTGTATGTCCCGATCTCCAGCACCCAGTGCGGCCGCAGCGCGTACACCAGCATCTCGAGGAACCTGCCTTCGAGCGCGCCCACCATCATCTGGGGGGAAGGCAGGGTGGCGCGAGTCTCCTCGGCGAGCGCGGCGAGGTGGGCCGGCGGGGGTGTGGTGTGCGCGTGCGCGTAGGCCTCGAGCACGGGGTCTGCGATGTCGGTCATGTCGTCCTCCGGGCGCATCGTAGGCCCCCGGAGCGGGGCGGCGGCGCGGAGGCGGCGCGGAGGCGGCGCGGAGGCGGCGCGGGCGGCGGCGCGAGCGGCGCTAGGAGGGCACCAGCGGTCGCACGAGGCGCATGACGTCGTCGAGCGCACGCATGTAGGCGTAGTGCGCGGCGGGGGTCCCGTCCCGTGCCGCCACCGCGTAGGTGGCATGGAGCCAGCGGTGGGCGGCAGCGTTGTCGTCCTCGGCGCCGACCCCCTCTTCCCGGTCGATCTCGCCCAGCAGCTCGTACAGACAGGCGGCATCGAGGCGGGCGAAGTCCCGCACGATCCGCTCCAGATCCCGGTCCTCCCCGGCGACGCTGGCGACGTCGGCGAATTCGATCTGACCGGCCGCGCCGTCGGGACCGGCCGCACCGTCGGGACCGACGGAATCGGCGAGACCGACGGAATCGTCGGGACCGACGGAATCGTCGGAGCCGGCCTGCCCGCCGCCCCGGAGGCGTCGGCACCGTGACCACCGGTCCTCGTAGCCGAGCACCAGGATGGCGCCGACCCGGCCGAAACGCTGTACCACCGCGGCGCGTGCCGTCGGCGAGGCGTCGGGGTCGCCCAACAGGGTCAGCGCAGTGGCGACATCGGCGATCATGTGCTCGGCACGCAGACCGAGCTGTTCGGCGTCCTCACTCGCCATCGCCTGCCGGAGCAATTCGGTGGCACGCCGGTGGCGGCTCGCCGCCCGTCGCCCGCACCCCGCGCGCGGCGTCACCGGCTGACGCACGCCCGACCTGTCGAGGGCGTCCTCGAGCTCGTCGTCGCGCTCACCGGGAGTCGGGCACGGATGGCCCGCCCGGCACCATGGGACGCCGGGGCCCACGCGGTTGGCGCAGGGCCGACCGGTAGTCGTGAACGCAAAGCCGCACGCTCTCGCCGTCGTCACCATGGCCGTGCCGGGTCGAGCCCCTCTCGTCCGCCTCGCTTCCGCTTCCTCACGCCATGATGTCGGCATCGACGGTGCCGGACTTCATCGCGGACTGCACAATCCTCCGGCACCGTCCACGACGCAA carries:
- a CDS encoding class I SAM-dependent methyltransferase, whose amino-acid sequence is MTDIADPVLEAYAHAHTTPPPAHLAALAEETRATLPSPQMMVGALEGRFLEMLVYALRPHWVLEIGTYSGYSSLSMAAGLPPGGRITTCELSPVHAAAARSHIASSPYADRIEVVEGPALQTVERLAGPFGLVFIDADKSNYLAYYQAVLPKLAPGGIIAADNTLWSGRVVDEGDTSTDTVALRAFNDAVAADPRVVCVQLTVRDGVTLVRRADDTPPTGA